Part of the Pieris brassicae chromosome 5, ilPieBrab1.1, whole genome shotgun sequence genome is shown below.
CGTTGGAACGATCATTTCTAGTGCATTGACATTTTTATAAGATACAAACCTTTTTCGGCTTACAAGCTCGTAAATATTTACGCAAGTTCTCCGGTCACGCTCGCTATGCTAACCAATATGGCGCAAAggtaaaaactataatttaaataaaacgtgAAACAGTATAATGTTTCATCTTAAAACtcatgtatacaataaataacttacataATCCCTTTGAGACTTTTCATAAACATCGCGATGTTTCTTAACGCATTCCATATCCTTTTGtaataaagaattattaattCCCTCATCGAAAAGGTGGTCCGGAATCATATTGCATACTACCTTTTCAGTGGTTTTCCGACAAATGATGTTTGTAAGTTAGATTAACAACGTAAAATTAATGGAAGTCGTTAAAACGTAGTTTACAAAGAAGGTAAACAGAAAGTGGAAATTTAGGCGCGTGGTTCATTAAAATTTGAGGCAAATGATCGTTGTCgtgaatttaaaatagatcGTGACCTTGTAAATGTTTACAGTAGAAActtcaaacaaattattttatataatagatgtTGATTGCTTTTTAATAACAGGCTTTTGTTCAATTTCAAATGTCATGCTCGACGATAAAAGAATTGGAATAATATAGATCTTATGTTTTGTTAGAATATGTTTTACTCCTAAAATGCCAGcgtctaaaaataataaatatccaaATAGCCAAGTTTAATAAACTGAAGGAACTTACTTTGTACaccttaaaatgtataaagttaTGCCCAAAAATCaacatacataaatgaatTGACGCATTAGTCACCGTTTCGACAAAAACCAGAGATTAAAGGcgtttaaatttgtaaaaaactacaaaagtACAGATCATTCTTCGTTGCAATTAGGATTCGACTTGACTGTTCTCTATAACTTGTATGGTTATAATGTTGATATTTGttgaatgtttaaattaaaaaatgtgttgaaTGTTAATTCGTGACTAATCACCATATGAAATGTGGAATGAACACCACTAGCAAATACTCCAATACTCTGTGATAGTGTTACATTGATGATTGATTGAtggattaattattatagattagcAATAGGGAAAAAAACGGGATATCTCTTGCAACTCCATAATGCGCAAATTCGGACCTACATGGAtaactgttctcacctctgggcgggaacTTTTTGGAACCAGCTCCTTCCTTTCAACATAACGATTCTAATAGTCGACGACCACCGTTGTCACTTCCTGAGCGGCTTGATCGCTTGGCGTTGCGTCAAGTTGTGGGCTCTCTGCACCTTccaccgcatttaccatggaacgctccatggtaaatgcttGGTTGGTTGGTTAGATAGTTAGTTGGTCGATAAGAGGTTGTTCGGACCTGCTGCTCAGTTTTATCATCGAacatcgaggcagaatacgaaattccgcTCGTATTTCGCACACCACCacatgtgaaaccagctgaccactgaagtatttcgtaccaattcgacttagggtccttcaagaaaagagcgtactaattcttaaaagttcGGCAACGCACTAGCTTTCTACCAATgtatgtccatgggcgacggtaACACTTAGGTCAGGtgggcctcctgcccgttggcGACCCAAAATGGCGATTTGGATGGAATTGAACCGACACCTATCTCCCATCCCTATCAACGGCTACAATCACTGCGATTGAGTCATAACCTGAAACGAACTTCTCGATCTTAGCCACCGAGTCCTTTGGAAGAGGTGGTCTGGTGAGAGTGGTCCAGAATCCTTAATTTGctggaaattaaataataataatcaatggcgctacaacctttttaggtgtgggcctcagatttttgtatctgtttcatgatcgtttgtgaattgaataggcaagtagatgatcagccttctgtccgtcgaatttttgggtctaaggcaagccggtttcctcacgatcttttccttcaccgttcgagctaatgttaaatgcgcacatagaaagaatatccattggtgcacagccggggatcgaacctacgacctcagggatgagagtcgcacgctgaagccactaggccaacactgctccactGGAAATTATCTCCGGAAAATATTGGTATGAAAACCTTAGCGCGTAATATTGTTCATAAAAGATATGTTACACAGATTTATAATTCTCGTCAATTTCATGGTAGTATCTGTACCGTAGGCGAGTTTCGACCATGAGTTGGCGAATATTAGTGTTCATTGTAAGCTTGGGTTAGAAGTAATAACACAAAAgttgtttaaacattttaatgattatacaaattataataatatatcaccAGTTCTTCTTATATGAAGCTTAACTATAAATACTACCCTTCGACCCCCATGggagtagatttttttttaataatatataccagCAAGGCCAATATTTTTCTGGctttaaaaagataataacCACATTACACCAGCTACCAGATAGCCTATTTCTATGGGGACAAATGTCTCCATCATAAAGACCTTAGTACAAACTATATGTTCAAACATATGATCTTTTCATACAATTATAGTTTacaatactaattattttaacaatgcaTGTTCgcatgtaaatataaaataagtccataaaatggtttaaattttctcatacagaaatgtatcaaaaaatttttttattagaatttaccTATTGCTGGTGTACACCTACTGgccttaaaacatatttttaaattagtgaaatatttcttcaattttttttcgggCAGCCCTAAAAAATCTGGACGGATGGATTTTAAGGATTTGTGTCTTAGATTAAAATCATAACATTTCTTAACACTTAGCCATTTAGTAAAGTTTTCAAGTTTATGACCTTccttaaattagttaaataatcaggtatataatataaattttacttgcCGACTCTAAGTATAGATTTATAAgcatttagaataaatatatttgctaCAATACATTAACTTGACTTCAATTTCGCGAGCTGCGCCATAATTTCCTTGTCCGCATCAGTTGTCGATTCACCAACTTTATTTCTAGATACAGATGGTGCATTTGCCATCtgaaaaaaatttatgaaaattgtgTTATAATTAAGAAGATAACTAAACTATCAGATTACCTCGTGCTTGCTGTGACTGAACGTCGGGAGAGGtgtaaaatcattataaataattttatatttttgtaaaaacctTTAGAAAAAAGCTTTCTTGTACTTCAATTGATTTTAGTAGGAAATTACAGTATTTTTCTAGAAAAGGTTGtggtgttattttattttataattaaaattattttatgacaagAATTATATGTGTAATACTGCACTTCCCTAATAAGCAACAAAATTGCTTGTGCAGTTTTCAGATTAATTAGTGAAATGTATGTTCATAACTTTCCTATTTGCAAAgaggtgtaaataaataaaatacatatcaagATAGTCAAAATCGTTttcgacgacatcgtttagaacaacatccCGTTTGttgttatattgaccaaaatcaaagatcccggctgaattctattgtattaggaaCTTAATAACAATGTCAGCAGCTggtacgactatcggtttttactaCCAAAAAAACCAAAGCCTTTGAtatcgttataatatatattgactgtatataatttaaatttatacatacctTGCCACTGACTTCAATACCAATCTCATCAAGAACTTGATTAATAATTCCTTCGGTTTCTTCCTCATCGCCTGATTCATTCATTATATCATCCATTGTTTCTGatactaaaaaaacaatacattttgttaacaAACTGCtatttaaagtgtaaataaaccTGGTTAGATAGCCTTCACTTTctataaactaaaactacCGTTAAACTGAACTACAGACTTTATAGAAGAGTAACAATGTAATATGACTTACTCATCTCATCAGTCATTTCCATTTTAGCATTGGCATGCTTGAAAGCCTCCATATTTTTGGCAATTTGTTGTGGATTCATTATCTTATTCATACTTCCCATAGTTTTAGCTGTTGTTCCCATAGCACCAGCAATTGCAACATTTGCACCCATAGCTTTATTGTGGATTTGTACACTGGATATCTgaaaagattataaataaataatttcagaatatgttaaagaaatatttacacaatattaagcttattgttaaaaaaggactgtgataataatttatgtagaCAAACACAATATTGTAAATTCAATGTAAAccagtaaaatttataataaataattatatattttgcttcattttaatattcttacatAAATACCTTGCTACTAGCTGAATATAGCCTAGTCTTTTGATTTCGCAATTGTACTAGTTGTTTTGCTAAAATTTTACAACCAGCATTATTACCTTCCTTAGCCATTTTCTTTATATCCATTTCCTGAAACAGATTGTTATAAAGTTGTCTTAAAAGTAGAttgaaacatataaatataataaaacatacatttattaatggaTGTACAGAATGATGAATTTAAATAgctatgaaattatttgattcATTATCAGGAGGCGCAGAAACTATAAGTAACCAACATTGTTGTTGACTTGAGGACATATGATAAGTCATAGTATTGTTTATGAATGTACTTTTCTCACCAATTTTTTCTCTTCCCTTTCAAGAGCAGCTTTATCTCTATCCAGATCTCTGCTTGCCTTTCGGAGTTCACGATCATTTTCCCTCTGTTGTtctgaaaatgttttatattcattgtTATGACGTAATACTGTATTGTTGTAAACTGAAAAATTTGGTTACTAGTATGATGTATTTACCTTTTATTGTTGGTGGTTTCTTAAAGAAAttcataatgttttttttaatatttaattcgttTCACAATTGAATATAACTTCAGATATTTCTTGCTCAcattagttataattattttaaaaccataAGCAGTTtcttgatataaataaaagtataacgaaatttatggtttattttttattagaatgaaTCATTTGGGTAATCACAAATTAATCACTTTCcacttaacaaaatataacgaCTGATGACAATCGCACAAACTAACTAAATCTGACATTTTACAAAGAACGTATTGTCTTGACATTTGATTTGACAATTGTAAGAGACTAGCATCGGCATCggaaaaaattgatttaaattgatacttttttttacCGATTTGGAAAAAGCTGAAAAACAAGATAACTCAAAAATGGTACACTTTTGCATAGTCACCCCTGAGCACCTCAAAACGAGAATACCAATAAAACTAATACCTTACAATTACATACCTTTTATGCATTTCTTCTAGAACGTCTGGCAGATGAGAAGGCAAATGTGGCAACATTTTACCATACAGTCGAAATGCCACTGACTACcgacataattaaaaagttactcATATATGAAGAAACATCAATTCCGTtggtaacaaaattaaatacatactataataatgaatgattaaccaatttttaataagtctaTAACTCATGTAGTATATAACCtatgtcaaaaacatatttgattTGATGTACGAGTCACAGTTGAGGGCAAGATTTTAAAAGGGTATCGagaaaatcattataatttttcacagattaaaacatttcatttatttattttagtagacttttttaatttggatttTGGATCGTGTGCAATGCTTATacttactatatttaaaagcttCTAAGCGATTTCACCGTtgcaaagtaattattttttaatatttattatgtttttttaaagtgataaataaaaaacaaaaatctatatacagtaaaacatttattccGAAAAAGTCGAAATATTAATTCAGTcacttcatttttattacaatttcgcGTCAACGATTGTAATTTtctaaaacaaacataaaaagaCAGACACAGATAAGACAAACTacataagtataaataaaaattaactaattaatgtAGATGCGatggaaataaattaagtcTAACATGTATATGAATAATGTCAATGGCTAAAAAGGATTTAAACGGCTTTATTACGGGACTTGGACggaaattgattaaataattaactatactCAGAgtctattaaatattgaatataatgcaaatttatcacaaaatttattaaaatttgactaACATAGGAGCCTATATAAAAGCTTAAAACGGCTCAAACTCTGTAATGAACGACTCTGAGTACTGATTAAATCACCAGGACCAATTGGGAGTGAATGTTCCGAAATTCCATACATCGGGTAAACCTTCGTGGGGATCATTTTCAAAATCGCTTTGGGACCATTGAAAAGGTTTTATAACAtctttattaagtattttgaGGTTTTCCTCTTCCTCCTCTAAACGTCTTTGCTTAACCAAGTTCCTTATTTCAATGCCGTTAAGGACTGAGACGTCGTCAAACTTGTCAGTGTATATGGAGGCGATGTTTCCCTTGTTGACGGGTACTTGAGTGTTATTTGGTTCGGTGAAGGGTGGACCAGATATGGCGATGAGTTCTAATGTACCGTTCTTTGTGTtacctgtaataaaaaaaaatattaattttaccgtcacttaattttttttattttggtgGTACTTTGACTTATAAACATCTGACCGGTTAAGGCCAGCGTGGGTATTCTGTAACTTCTAATAGTGATAGCGAACTCCAGTTTGgacttcaatattaaattcgcTACTATAGAAAGAACTGTATAGAAAGCTGAATGACTTGGAAATTACAGAGTACCGCCGCTGACATTAACAAAAGCCTAAAGGAAGTATCTTCTgtgagaaatatatttataaattgtcattatcattaaataattactattagAACTGAAGTATTGTCCAGAAATTACGATTAAATTTCCTGAATCTAAAATTTTTTGGAAACCTTTATAGAAAAAACATTACCAGTAACAACTTTCGTGTCAATGATTCCATACGATTGCTTGAAAAAGTCTCCTCTGACTCCGGGCACAGAATATCCAAACTCGTAAAGACATTTCTCATCACAATTCTCACTTTTAGATGTAATATTATTCAGACGCATCAATTTCAAAATGCTTTCTAAGGATGTAGCATTTTTGAACCCTCGTTTGAAGATAATTGCTCTGGGTGATTCTGATTCTGAGAACATGTGCCCGTAGAGTTCTTCCATCTTTGATAGTTGTGTTGTTTCTGCGATGTCCTGaagacaattattaatttttatagttttttaacacaataaaatatcgttttaagtaatatatcgTATGTTATATACACTCAAATATATAGAGTCTTTCCttcaactttaattttatacttttaggaGTGGATACTTCGTACAagtgctaattaaagattgaaGACGGCGCCTGGTGCTTTCCTCTCTAAAGAATACGTATCGCGATACAGCGAGCAAGTGCCAGCGTACGCTACTACGTACGTATGTATTGCCATGGGACCATCCTTTTTAAATCTGTTATAagtttttcattattgttaatattactttgcagaataaataaatactgtatatttgtatgttggaaataaatatatacatatacacttAAAACATACAAGATTTATGATTACTTccaaaatttgaaaaaatgtCTAACCAAGCGCAGGATTCGGGTcgttagttttaaaataataacaacttTACTATAGAacttttgctttttatttaatattgatctGGCTATAGACAAAGTATTAAACTTTAGGATTAAGAAAGTATTACGCATAGGACGTTTCGAGACAActgtataaacaatattgttacgaagacgggtcgactgcaatgtttctagatttttccactgaGTACTTAGAggacttttcagcaggctgtaatatgatttctgaccgtttcaggagagggtcaatcacatattagaaaattgtaattttcataatgttaccctagttttcaggaagctgaaaccttttttcagtcggtttcagaacatgtgtagtcgagtggtgcagttttcaggagacccgttttcaggcgttttcaggcctaggtatacccctttgatgaaggaatattctagaccaaactttctaggtgtgagacaaggacgaaatgatacgagagagagagagagagagagacgatcagaactttctcgaaactagactgagcactctagaacgccgtacgacaaggacggagcaacgtgcgaaagagacaaagagtgcggacgttctagaattgtgcaatcgctactcagtagcaagcccgcctagaaagttctcgaatattgtttagaattattcccagggatatataagcgagccgaaacgcgactagtcgcctaaagttttgaatgcgataacaagaacgaaacaccgaagcgataaagtgaatacaagtgataaagtactgtgtgaagagtgcataagtgaagtaataagtgattgttttgtgtgtgtaattagtgcatctctgcggttaatttgtgcccataaattcctcattgatttaccaagaaataaacccttgaataaatctacggcattttctatccgatcccctagctcgtaacaatattttggtCACGTGATCGTTTTAATGGTCGTAAGCTTTACTTTATGAacctgaataaaatatattattaactacaatttgcttcataatttttttttaatataatatacttaaattacttGCTTTTGCTTTACCAgatctataatataaacgtgaatatattttactttatttatacaacaTTTTAAGCGCTTTTTAGCAAATTTGTTTAATCTGTGTTATCAATACAGATAACTATTTGATAtgatgaatacaatttaatgaaGTTGCGTAACttattaaagataataaattcaGGTTTAACGAATatgtaaagatttattaaCGTTTCAAAGCTTACTTTAAAATGCGGCAACCCATATGTAGCCAAGTACGTCCTCTCTAACAGCGCGTCCGAAAGATCAGCGGAATGCGTGCGTCCGGGAACTTGTTCGATCAGCCAGACGAGTCCCTTTGTGTGTCCTTTTCCAGGCCGGTGAAGGACTATGTGCCTTGTGTCACTGTCAATTATACACATAATACTTTATTGCACAGagcacaatttaaaaaaatcaaaaatatataagcctTATTTTAACcataattatcatatattttagaaaatacagcgtgtaacatatactgtagatattatatatgatgtggtgaactttaataaataaataaataaacaagagTTAATTGCACCACAAATGTGGTTCATCTCCATAATAAATCGGATACACGGGAtatgaaaacttattaatattttttcagagTCGGTGAATATCCGAATAATTTCTATCGATCATCCAGATCGGTCCATAGTATAATTATgcttaaacatacaaaaaaatagttgTCTGTGAAGTCGGTTTACGGACGATAGtttaacgtgacaacgtcataacAATACATTAACGAATTGATTGCATATTTAAGTCTTCAAGTGTAAGAGTACAATGAGCGAAACGGGACAGTGAACATAACGTGACAATaagcgtaacgggacaataAGTCATGCTTTTTCATGCATGCAGCATTTATCCTTgtca
Proteins encoded:
- the LOC123710391 gene encoding charged multivesicular body protein 2b-B; the protein is MNFFKKPPTIKEQQRENDRELRKASRDLDRDKAALEREEKKLEMDIKKMAKEGNNAGCKILAKQLVQLRNQKTRLYSASSKISSVQIHNKAMGANVAIAGAMGTTAKTMGSMNKIMNPQQIAKNMEAFKHANAKMEMTDEMISETMDDIMNESGDEEETEGIINQVLDEIGIEVSGKMANAPSVSRNKVGESTTDADKEIMAQLAKLKSS